Sequence from the Macaca fascicularis isolate 582-1 chromosome 16, T2T-MFA8v1.1 genome:
TGGGGGGACTTGTTGTCCCTTCCTCCTGTCACTCCAGCCCAATCCCTACCCccatccctcctctcctcccccccAGCAATTAATCATGGCAAAGGAGGAGACAGGGCTTCTCAGTTCCAGACATCTACAGCAAGTGTCCCGGAGCTGGGCTATGGGCCACTAATTAGGGTACACACTTAACTACTTGTTCCCCAGAAGTCCAGGGCAGGAGGCTAATTGCAGCTACTTTGGGCAGTAATTAGCCCCCAGGGGGGACAATTAGCTTGATGAGTCTGGATGCTCCAACTTGTAAAAGCCTCCATTTCCCAAGTCCTTTCCCTGGAGagggcctctccttcccattcccCTCAGCCAGCCTCTCCATCCATCTACAGGGGCACTGCTGAGCCAGCcctgcctccccctcctcccacagtCCTTCCTGGAGTCTAATCTTAACCGCTTCTGTTTCCTCAGCCTCAGCTCCGACTCAGCTCCTCAGCGGGGCCCCTGCTCACCCTGGCCCGAGGCCGTCTGCGTGTGGGACTGCTGGTCATGCAGGCTCTGGCTGTCCACGGAGATGCCACTGTCACTATGGAGTTTTTCTCCCTCTGGTGGGGGCGTCTGGTTCACTGGCCGGCTGTTGGCTCCTTGCTTGTTCTGCTTGCAGCTGTTCCACCTGGAGCCAGAGGACAGGCCAGGTCTCAGGGGGCGGGGGCCGTAGCGGCGGATGCAGCTGAGGTATCTGTGCTCTGCCGTGCGAGGGCCAGGGGCATGGCGGGTGCCCAACTGTAACCGCCACCCCAGCATCTAAGGCTCCTCTTTGCACATCTGCCCCCCACCTACCCTGAAAGCTCCATGAGGGGCCCTctgtaagtgttcagtaaatgttccTGGAATGAGCAGTGCAGCACTAAGTGACTGCTCAGGAACTCCTCTTCTCCCAATCTACCCTTCTAAAATACTCCCACATGTGGGCAGTGATACATACAAGGATTTCCTCTGCAATTATAAGCAATAacaaaaacctggaaaaaaaaaacaaatgtccatcaataggggACTGGCTAAATAAATTACCATCCATCCATACTATTGAATGAGTGGTTACAAATGATCAGCTAATCTACATTCCTGAGGAAAGGTCTCCTGAGGGAGACTGAGTGAAAAAAGTAAGCTACAGAATATGTACAATGTGATCTCACTGATGCCTAAAAAGCCCTCCATGTTTACATGTAATTATAAAAGgtttatatacatgtttataaaaaacacacacagaaaatagtTGGGAAGGATCCATTTCAAACAGATTCCAATAAGGAGAGGAGTAGGATTTGGGAAGATAAAAGGGGGCTTTTACTTTTGCTTTGAAAGATATTGGTcttgtttgcattttcttaaaCATGCATGTGTtactttgatgattttttttttttttttttagaaagaacgGAAAATGCATTTAAAGCTTTAAAACGCCTTCTGGGAGTTCGTGCACATCCTGAATTCCTGGATGTGGGTGCCACAGCATTCCCAGTGTGacaagggaaggggaagagacgTATGCACACGCAGGTGGCTGTGGGGTGAAGGAGGTTGGGGGATGAAGACACAAGCAGTTGGGGGCTAGGGAATCAGGGAGTGGTACGGCATGGGAGTGGGAGGGGCTGGAGCCAGAACAGGGCAGGAGAGGACAGGACAGGACGGGGTGGATCCTCTCCCCTCACCTCCTGCTGATCTGCTGCACCCTGGAGTGGGGCAGTGGATGATGAGTGAGGAGGAGCTTGGTTTGGGGTTGAGTTAAAAGGGTATGTGTACAAGAAAAAGTtttccaactgaaaaaaaaaaaaaagggtgtgtgtgttttcaggtCAAGGTCACAGTAAAGTCTTCCTTGAGGGCAAACATCTCCCCTCTCTGTTGCCACTGTGCCCTCTCTTACCTCTTGAAGGCTATGTAGGCCACAAggcccaccaccacagcagccAGGATGGAGCAATAGACGGGGATGAGGTTGTCGGTGGTGCCTCGGGTTACCACGGGCTGGGAGCTGCCCATCACTGTGGTCACCACATCTGCCACCGTGCTGGCTATGAGGTCTTGTTCTGGAggtgcctcaggctcctgggtgCTGGTGGCTGTGCTGTCAGAGCCTTCGGGGGGTGTGGACCTTGTAATCCAACGGCCAGGGATCTCTGGGAGAAAAGGCCACAGGAGTGAGGACCCACTTCCCCCGCCCCTCCCTTTTAGCTGTAACCCACTGCAGTGTTCTTCCTGTGTCCCCGCCCTGGTTCCGGGTGCTCTTGTGCCCAGCTGTTATGCACAGTGTGGGGGCTGGGATTGTGTGCATGATGTCATGACGCTAAAGAGCAAGGCCTGTGGGCCCACAGAGCTGCATCTCCTTCAGCTTTGCCACTGACTTGCTGGGTGACTCTGGCCCAGCCGCTTTTTCTCTCAGAACCTCGATTTTCTTATCTATCTAATGGGGCTATTAAGAGAGACGGTCTCTAAGCTCCCTTCCATCTGGGGCTATGGTCCTGGAATTCTATTCCACCTCCCAGGGTACCTAGAGAGGCCTGTCTGGGAGCAAACACACAAAGCCTGACCACAGGGAGGCCTCGCGCTGGAATCACTCCAGGAAATGTCTCTCTGGCCCCAGCTTGTCCTAGATGACCCCAGTCACCCCCGTCCTAAGGAAAGAAGAGTGTACACAGGTCTGGTCAGAGAGGTGCTTTCCCCACACCACCTCCTTGAGAGCATTCCCTAACTTCTTGACCTCATGTCCTGGGCTCTAGGCTTGGGTGGAGAGGAGTGGTGCGGGGGCAGCTGGATTGCCTCCCTCCAGCCAGCCCTGGGACAGTGGCCAGCCTCTGTTTCCTGCCTTGTCTGGCTCCCACCTAGCCTGATCCTGCCACCCAGAGACGACAGCGTCAGGTAGCCCCAGCCCTCCTTGGTCAGGAAGCAGAGAGCCAGTGGAGAGGGGGCCCAAGAGGCAGGTCCAGCCCAATGCCTCAGCCCCAGGGGAGACTGTGACTTGCCACCCACCGAGACCCTCTCATGCTAGCTGGGCATTGCCAGCCTCCCTGGCAGGGGATCCAGCCCTTCCTGGCACCAGTGGGTGGGATTTTCCATTCTGCCACATAGCTAGGGGCAGTGCTAGCGGTTGTGGGCTCTGGACGGCCTGGGGATACTTGTCTGGGCAAAGTTGTCTACCCCATCCCTCCTCGCTTCCCACACCTGGGGCAGGGAGCGAAAGCAGAACAGGACATGCCAATGGGGTGAAGGGGAGGGTACCTTGCCCCCAGCTCTGCCCACTCTGGTTCCTCGATTCCTCCTTCTGAGTCTCTGGGGCCTTGTCACTTCCCCCTAGTACCATCCCTGGTGTCAGCCCCCCAGATATGACATCCgctgtggtgggaggggctggcCCACTTAGCAGTGTGGGAGAAGGGGTCAGGCGGCCTGAGATGGTGacggggcaggggcagggtcggGGAGGCAGCAGGGGCACTTCTCTCTGGACAGGGAGTGTGGTCAGAAGTGAAGGGGCCACACGGGTTGCACCGACAGGACTGTGGTTTTGGGGTCTGTACTCCCAAGCACGAGTGGAAGCTGCCACCCATCTTCTGGCCTCTTACACTCAAGATGAAAATGCTTCAAAGGCCCATTTTCAGCACCTTCTGAGGGGCAAAGCCCCCAGATGTGAATCTAGAATCCATCTGGCTGCCAGCGGTGAGGGGCTGCGATCTGTCACCCATCCCACCCTTCCCCGTCTCAGTCCTGGGAGGGGCCAGAGGGAGTGAAGGAGACGGAGCCCTGTCTTCTGGCAGCCCCAGGTGGAGCGTTGGACTGGGGAGTGTCTTCTCTTGCTCTACCAGGGGACTGGGCAGGCTGGGGGGGCAGCTTAAGTCCGGAGGCTGGAGACACAGCTCAGCTCAGACTGACCCCAAGCCAGAGGCTGAAAGAGTATGCATGTCTGTGTGCCCGTGAATGAGACCATCACCAAGATCAGAGCACGGTAGTGGAGGGCTGGGAGGGTAGCAAGGCATGGCCAGACCAGAGGCGGCGCTGACTCTCGGGGAGCTTCCCTCATCTCTCCAAACCCCTCTGATGAGGGCAGGAGGATGAGATCCAGATGTGGCCATGTCCACTAGCATTCCCCCGTACTAAGCCCTTGGCAGGTCCTGACAGCCATTTCCGGGCTGGATGGAGGGACAAGATTACCCCTAAGCAAAACGAATTTcactggggcagtggggagccctTCTGCCCTAAGGGTGGGTGAGTCACCATGTTGACACCTGAAACTTATATGCAGGGGGGAAAGTATGGTAAGCTGGAGGGGAGGGGGCACCCAAACCAAGAATCAAATTCCATTTCCTGAAATGGTCCCTCGTTCCAGAGCTGACATTTAACCCTTCAGAGCCTGAAGCTGAAAGGGGAACAAGGTCCAGGATGAACACATTCCCTCAGGAGCACCCTCCTCCTTCGGGGTGGCTGGGAAAGTGGGCTGGGATCTGAGAGGAATCTGTGAATGCCCCAAACCACAAAGCCTGCTCCTCCCGCAGCCACCACCTTTCTTTGCTCTGCAGCGCCCCTAAGTCCCCCCAACCCCGCCCGCAGCTGGCTGGTCTGGACTTGTCCACAGAAATGTGCTGCCCGCTTCCCTGACGCCTGGCTGCTGAAACCCTCCCTGCGCTCTGCCTGGTGCCTGATGCCACTTGCCTGTCTCCTGGCCCAGGGCAATTGCCACCAGAACTACCACATCCTACTCCTACTCCTCATTCCTTCTCCAAGGCAGGCAGCTTTGAGTTCAACCTGGCCTTAGCCCAACAGCCCTCCCCATCCTGAGCTCCTAAAGCCAAAGATCACAGGACTTGGAAGGCAGGTGTGGGATGTTGGAGCCCCTATCAGACTGGAGGGTCCCCAGGGGCAGGAGATCGGGTGCTGACTGAGGCAGAAGCTCTGCTGCCTCCATCAGAATGGGGGATTTCTAAAGTGAGGGCTGTCTCTCCTTCAGCTGGGGACTAAGTGCTGGGACCATGTCTCTCTCATTAGACTGGGCGAAGGCTATCTCTCCCATCAAACTGGGGGCTCACTGAAGGAGGTGCTGTATTGCCTGCTCAGGGTAAAAGCAACCTGAGGATGAAGGTTAGGTCTTAAAGGGAAATAGCTCAATGTGTGCATGGCCACAGGAGGATAAGCAGGATGTAAAGGCGCTGCCAGCCTCTCCCTGAAGTGGAAAAGCCCACCCGTCTCCTGAGACGGACGTCACCAACCAGAGACCAAAACAGCTCTGCCCTGGCTCCCATGGGGcttcctcctcccatccctgGAATCACCCCATCTCCTTTGGGCCTGTGCCTAGCTAAGGGCACACTCAGCTCCCATTCACCCCTGGAACTGACAGCCACGAGCATGCACTCCCTTGTCCCCGGGCTTTTGAGCCCCAGGTCTGCCCCCCCTTCTTCCACAGAGCCCCTCCTTGGTGTTCCCTGCACGCCCCTCATCCTTCACTAAACTGCAAAACACGGTTGACCCCTCCCCTAGACAGGGCAAGCTGAAGTGGGCCAGCCCCACTGTGCTCCCTAACCTGCAACAACCCTGGCAACCATATGACCAGTGAGGAAACTGTGGCCCAGAGACAGGAGTGGACTCCCTAATGTCAGATAAGGACAGGGTGGGTTCCATCTCAGGTCCCAGAGCCAAAACCCACCATGGACCTAGACCAGGGCTCAGAGTCAAAGGGTCCCAGCTCCTGAGGGTCCTCCAGCTGTTCTTCCAGTTCAGAAAGCCTGCCTCATGGATCAGACCCCTCGTGTTCTGTGCTGTGCCCTGGGGGTAGTGGCCACCTTCGAGCTGCTTGCTGTTCATCTAATCACTAGCGGGCAGTCACAGAGAAATGAGTCCCCGAGGATGAGTTACATGTAGTACCCGCGGCCTGGGACAATGAGAACCCCCCACTTTCCAAACACTTAGCCAAAAGAAGGAAACAGTGAGAGGGGTTCTCTGGTGAGACAGGATCGGGAACGACGTCCTCCCTCAGGTTACCAGGAAGGGACTGAAGCTCAGGGAAGGTGCACGCTGCCTTAAGGTCACAAAGCTGCCCCAGCAGGCCAGGCGGGGTCTTTGTCGACCTCCAGAGGGAGCCCTTCCTTATGCCCCCAGCCCACTCCCGCACCCCCTACTGCCGGCTCCCTAACAGCGCTCACCCTCGCACTCGGCGTCGGCCCAGCGTGTGCACTCGCGCAGCTGGCGCTCGGTGTCCTCGCACACGGTGCAGGGCAGGCACGGGTCCACGTGGTTGGCCTCATCTGAATACGTGCCGTCGGGGCACTCCTCGCACACGGTGTTCTGCTTGTCCTGGCACGAGAATACGAGGCCCGAGCCCGCCTCGCACACGCGGCACGCCTCGCAGCGCCCGGTCGTCTCGTCCTGGTAGTAGCCGTAGGCACAGCGGCACACGGCGTCGTCGGCCTCCACGCACGGCGCCGACATGCTCTGAAGCCCCACGCACTCAGTGCACGGCTTGCACGGCTCCGTCGCGCTCACCACGTCGGAGAACGTCACACCTGAGCGCAGCGGACACCAGATTTAGTCGTCTGCTCTTTGGGCACCCGGGACGCAGGAGCCTGGAGTCTCTCCCTCACCCACTGCCTGCCAGGACGCTGACTTCCTCCTTCAGCTTCGCCTTCTCATCGACTCCCACCCTCTTCCAAGGGACTTTGACCCCTAGCCTGGTGAAAGTTGGTGGCAGCCAATTGGGTAAGGGGAAGGAGGCCCGGAGCCGCTTCCTTCAGCCTCCAGAAGCACTGGCCGGCCAGGAGGGTTTCCCGGATAACCCAGCTGGTGCCAGTAAGTTTCTTGGCAAATTCTCTTTGAGACTTCCCAGGCCTGTAGGGTGTTCCAGCATGATTAACGAATAATCTGAACATGGTTCCCACCCAGCCCTCCCCGCGGGCCAAAACTGGGCTGCTAACCCAGTCCAGGCAAGGTAGGCCTTCCCCTAGGGAGCCTCCTGCCTCATCTGCCTTCAGTTCCTCTTCACACAGGTGTGGGCTCAGATGCACCCTGAATGAGAGTGACCGGGGTTAGACAGCAGAATTTCCCACCCGTGGCGCTACCCCCACGCTGCTGAAGGGCTTGGCTCCTGAGGGTGGGGATGGACCAGCAGGCAAGAGGGTTCAGGTAAGGCAGGAGCCACTGAAGCTAGAGAGCTGGCTCTTAGCCCACACTCAGTCTCTCAGATGGATATTGTTGAGCAGTTCACAAGCTGCACAACTGTATATGATCACCCCTTTGAGATCTGCACATGCGTCCTCTGCCCTTTCAGCTAGCATGCAAGGGAAATGTCCAAGCTCATTCTTCACTCATGTTTTCTTAATTAGTGGATGTGCACTCCAGAATAAGGAGAAGGAGGCCAGACATGCCAGGGTCCTTGCCTCCTTGTACAGGGAGGGGAAGGAGCAGGGCCAGATCTTCTTCACCCCTTCCAGCCTTGGGTGGAGAACTCTGTGCCAACCTGGATCTGGCAGAACCTATCCTTGCTCCAAGGACAGAAAGAACATAGATTTAGGAACCTGAGAACTAGGGAAGGACAGATTGTTCAGAATGtggaagcagaagcagaaaggcTAAAGCAccattgggggaaactgaggcctgttGGGGGGGTGGGGTCTTAACATTATTCAAAGGTGTCAGAGACAAGATGGAGCAAGGGGTCACTGGCTTGGGGGCTGTGGTGGGGGGATAGGGAGGCAAAGAAGGAAAAGCCAGAGAGAAGTGAAAGGGGCAGAATTGCGGACagagcctgggcgtggtggctcactcctgtaatcccagtactttgggaggccaaggcaggcagatcacttgaggccaggagttcaagaccagcctggccaacatggcaaaaccccatctctacaaaaactacaaaaattagctgggtgtggtggtgcacacctgtaatcccagctactcgggaagctaaggtgggaggattgcttgagcttgggaggcagaggttacagtgagccaagattgcactagtgcactccagcctgggtgacagagtgaggcactgtctaaaaaaagaaagaaaaaagaagaagaagaaaatagaaaagggtagaggagagaaggaaagaccCAGGAAGAAGGGCCTGGAGGGAGACTTCAGTTTCAAGTCAGTTCTGACAGAGGAACCCTGTATCCCTTTTCCTAGGAGCAGGCAGATCTGGATTCAAAAATCTACTTCCATCGcttatcagctgtgtgacttcGGGTGTTTTACTTAACGTCTCtgagctttttctttctctgtaaaaatAAGGAGCAATATCTGCAGTCACAGGGTTGTggtgaggaataaatgaaattcaGCCATAAAGTCTTGGCATGTAGTTGGGATCCTATAAAGACTGGGCCCCATGGGGGTTGGGAGCGATAAGAACAGTGAACTTTGGTGGTAGGAATATGGTCAGACAGCAGAAAGAACGTCCAAACACAAACAGCCAAGGCAGGATGTCTGATCTGTACAAACAAGAGGGTCCTGGCTGGCTGGCATGTGACAGAGGGTAAATCTAGTCACACAGGAGGGGAAAAGGAGAACCCTGCTCATggcaaaacacagaaaattagcaGAAAACTCCTGGGAGAGGGTTTTAGGTGGTGTGAAAAATGTGGTCTTTTTTGGCAGAGAATGAAGGCAGGGGCTTAATAGGTTTCCTTGTGGAAACGTTTTAAGGATAGAGGGAAAGTCCGCTGGGGTCTCCATCCCATAAAGTGGGCTTGTAAAGGCAGCCTGTTAACGCagctggaggtggaggagggggacacagggaaggaggggaaaagggaggggagggaggaagtggaagGGAGGATTCTCAAAGCCAcctctctgcctgcctcccttcccttccAGAGATTCTGGAACTTGCCTCTCCTGGTgtcctccaccccacctcctgcTGAAGATCTTTTGACTGAAGGGAAAGGGTTCCCATCATTTAGGTCCTGGGAGGAGAGCCCTGGGCTGGAGTCCAGGAAGCGAGAGAGGCAGATTTGGCGGTTCTGGGATAGCTGATGGTTGGCCACCCCGTCCTGGGATGGAAACCCTGTTAGGCCAGACAGCAAGATGGCAAAGGCATTGGAGGATGTCCCACCTCCACACATACGCCCAGGCATCTCTTGGCTGGGGAATGGAGTTACAGGATCCACAAGCACAGAGAAGGGGAACAGTATGTCTGGGGAACACCAAGAGTTGGGGTTGCCTTAAGGACAGATAGACTCAGGGGGACATCCAGAGAGGTAATACTATGTCCGCAGGTGGATTCAGAGGCCCCAGCTCTATCCCCTTATTCCCAGCCAGATTAAAGAACAATCTGAGTATGGTTCCCTTGAGCCCTCCAGGTGGGCATCAAGTGCCAGGTAGAAGGCAGGTTCTGAGTGGCAGTCATCAGGAAAAGGGCAGGGAGCCCATGGTCCAAAGGCAGCAACTGCGGACTGGGGGCACCCATCAGGGACCAAGACCCCTGACTCAAAACACGAGGGGATTCAGACCCTGGACAAGACTGGGGCTAAGAGGCCCAGACCCACCAGCCCTGGAAGATGAGATTCTCTCCCCTCCTGAAAGAAATCCCAGGCAGGGTtgagctcggtggctcacgcctctaatcccaacactttgggagactgaggcaggtggatcacttgaggccagaagtttgagaccagcctggtccacatggtaaaaccccatctctactaaaaatacaagaattaaccaggcatggtggcatgcacctgtagtcccacctactcaggaggctgaggcatgagaatcacttgaaaccagaaggtggaggttgcagtgagtcgagatcatgccattgcactcccaacctgggcaacagagcaagactctgccagaaagaaagaaagaaagagagaaagagagagagagagagaaagagagaaagagagagggagggagggaaggaaggaagaaaggaaagaaggaaggaaggaaggaagagaaagaaagagagagagaaagaaagaaagagaaagaaagaaaggagggagggagggaggaaggaaggaaagagagagaaagaaagaaaaagaaagggaaggaaggaagggagggagggagggaggaaggaaggaaggaaggaaggaaggaaggaaggaaggaaggaaggaaggaaggaaggaaggatcccAGGCAGGAATGGGCACAGctccccatctcccctcccctctgtcaCCCAACAATAAGTACGTCTTCAGGACCCCTATCCCTGCTGCCTCGGGAAAACTCTGCTTCCTGGTCAAAGCTGGAGAAGAGTTGGTCTGTGGGGGAGAGCAGCCACACCCCCAGGATCCCCCAAGGTCAGCCTCCAGGGCAGCCAGGATTTgatcctcctctcccttcccccaaacACATCAGGGATAAGTGGCAGCCATTGATTTTGCAGTGCAGATGATATTTTTAGCTGGTCTTAGCATCAGCTATTCCTCCCTGCCCGGCCACACTCTTCTACCAGGCCTCTGCCTTCTCAGGAGCTGGGAATGGGCACCCCTTGGAGATCCCCTGTGGggttcccctcctccctctgcacaCTTCCCTTCTCCATTCTCAGCTTCTCCCATCTGGGAGAAACACCTCCTACACTGGGTCAGACCCACTTCTGGTGACCTTACAGTGGTGGGAAGGGGACCCTTCCCACTTATAAGGCTCTACTGGGCATGCTTCTCCCAGCGCCCCTCCCTTTCACCCCTCTCCTCCTCACCCCCATTCTTCTCCCCTCCTGCTACCCACCACCCTCTACTCACTGTCCAGGCAGGGCTCACACACGGTCTGGTTGGCTCCACAAGGCTGGGCCACACCTTCGCCCAGGTTGCAGGCTTTGCAGCACTCGCCGCCGTGTGTGTACAGGCCTGTGGGGCATGCCTCCTTGGCACCTCCAAGGGACACCTGGATGGAGGCAGATCAGAGGGTCAGACTGGCAAGAGAAAGGCGGGGGTCTCTTCCGGGGAATCAAACACCCCCTCCCACTGCCTTCTATTAGAACCACCTGGGCTGGGATGAGCTCACCAAGGAGGCATTAGGCACATCAAAGCTGACAGGGGAAAGGCAAGTGAGGGACAGTATGCCTGTGCAGGCTGCTGGGGGTGTGAGGTCAGAGCTTCAGCTGCTGACCTTCTGCAAAGTTCATCTTGGGGTTACAGCAACTCCTGGAATCCCAAGGATACACCACATGGGGAAGGTGGCCTGAGGCCCAGCGGAGGGCCTACCAACAGGGATGTCATCAGTGGTTGGACAGGTTGCAGCTTGCACAGGGCTCCCAGCCAACAGGGCAAGTAGAGCTGAAACCTAGCCCAAACTCCATTCGCTAAGCTTTGACCTGCAGGGCTGCATCTACCCAGAGGAGGGCCTTTTTCTAACAAACACCAGCAGGGCCCTACTCCAGGTTCTTAATTccacatattaaataataaatgggaGATATCCATGCCCAAGAGCAGAAAGCAGAGGGTTAGGgtcttgggtttgaatcctgagtCTGCGCTGGGGGTCTTGCCTGCCCAGCTTCCCTCTGAGTCTTCATCTCTTTACAGAGATGGCAACAGCCTGGTGCCAGGGCAAAAGACCAACTGTTTGGCAAAAGCCTGGCACCGAGATGGAGGGAAGGGAGACTGTTATCAATGATGGGACAGTGGCTGCTCTCACCAGCCAGCATCCCTGCCCTGCCCGGGTTTGATTTTCAGCCACCagtcctcccccctcccccatgtGGTCACTGGGAACAGCGCTGGAACCAAGGGAAAGGGGAGTCAGGTTCCTGCCACTGAAGCATCTTTGCTCATGGATGGAACAATTTAACACCAGATTCCCCAGGGGGAGGGGCTGCTGGAGGCTCGCTTTATATTTCTGTTCCTTAAAAAAACCTTAATGTCTAATAAAACTCCAAAGCCTGCTTTGCTGGCTCCAGACCATGCAGCCCTCATTTGATGCTGAGAAGTATGGGCTCTGGGGTCGTGGGACTAGAAGGAAGCTTTACAAGCTGGTTTTGGGCATTCTGCTTCTTCCACATTGGCCAGATCATGGCCAAGACACTCCTTTCCCTCCAGCCTTTTAAAATATCCTGCAGTCTCATCAGGGTTTGGTGGGGAAGGAAACAGAGGAGTCAGGGGGATAGACAGGTTAGATCAACCCATGAGGGAGCCTGTGGTCTCCATGAGACCAGCAGAACAGGCACAGGCAGCAGAGGAGGGGGAACCTTGGTGTTGCCACACCTCCTCCCGGGCAGCAACATACTCAGTGCTGGGAACATCTGCAGACCAGGAGGCTCAGGGTCCCAGATGCAGGCTTTCCCTCAAGAGGCAAGATTCCAGAAGGGCCTGTTCTGATTTCTTTTCATCCCTTAGGGCtctgcttaaatgtcacttcctcgaGGAAGTGGTCCTGTGGCACCCACACCTTGCGGATTAGGTGGGGCTGCCATGTTACACATCCAGCCTGTTCTCCGGTTCTCTCTGCTCTTGCCCGGCCTGAACTTTATAGACTCCCTCACTGGACTGTCAGTTCCCTGAGGGAGCTGGATTGCCCCAGGGCCTGATGCGGTATCTGGCATGCAGTAGGGACACAATGCATACACATGTGGAGTTGAAATACACGAAAATACTATATGACCTCAATTACCCAGAACTCTGGGAGAGCGACTGTTGGTTAGCTGAGATTCCCGACTGCCAGGCTTTGCTGCTctcatcatttttccttttcaccatggTGGCTGCACCCTTCCCTGTCTCTGGAGCAAATCTTCATGGCTTCCCATGACTCAGGGACTCTGTATTTACACCAGCGATTATTCTGGGCTGCAATGCAGGGAAACTCTTGTGTTCTTTGCACAAATTACCACACTTTTGTCGTTTTGAGTTCTCCTgtcagccctttttttttttttttttttaaatatagtttttctgtttcctcccttCCTGTCAAGGTATCAGTTGTCACTTCTTGCTGCTACCAGTGTGACCTGAAGCAGCCCTTCCCCCACCACGCTAATCTATTTAAGGTCTAATTGAATATTCGGAAACTGTGGAACTCGCCTTGGTAGAAAGGTATGTGCTgcccgggcttggtggctcacgcctgtaatcccagcactttgggaggccgaggcgggcagatcacgatgtcaggagatcgagatcatcctggctaacatggtgaaaccccgtctctattaaaaatacaaaaaattagccaggagtggtggcaggtgcctgtagtcccaggtacttgggaggctgaggcaggagaattgcttgaacccaggaggcagaggttgcagtgagttgagatcgtgccactgcactccagcctgggcaacagagtgacactccgtctcaaaaaaaaaaaaaaaaaaaaaaagaaaggtatatAAATAGGATCTGAACCAGGAGGAGGCAAGCCTCTGAGTACAATGTGTGAGCTCTTGCACCACTCTGAATCCTGGCTCCTCACTTGACCTGGGTCAAGTTTTgaatctctgtgcctcagtttcctcataattAGGTAATGATGACGGTACCTGCATCATAGGATTGCTGTAAGTATTACACAAGTGAGTAAGGTGTTTATGTACTTTGGGACCCCTCTTTTCTGTCCTCCAGGGTCTACTTTGTGGCCATTGGCTGTGTTCCAGTTAGCTGGGCTCTGGATGGCTGAGGAAGTCTGTCTACAGTGGTCTTGGGTGGTGTGAGGGCTTTG
This genomic interval carries:
- the NGFR gene encoding tumor necrosis factor receptor superfamily member 16, yielding MRAGATGRAMDGPRLLLLLLLGVSLGGAKEACPTGLYTHGGECCKACNLGEGVAQPCGANQTVCEPCLDSVTFSDVVSATEPCKPCTECVGLQSMSAPCVEADDAVCRCAYGYYQDETTGRCEACRVCEAGSGLVFSCQDKQNTVCEECPDGTYSDEANHVDPCLPCTVCEDTERQLRECTRWADAECEEIPGRWITRSTPPEGSDSTATSTQEPEAPPEQDLIASTVADVVTTVMGSSQPVVTRGTTDNLIPVYCSILAAVVVGLVAYIAFKRWNSCKQNKQGANSRPVNQTPPPEGEKLHSDSGISVDSQSLHDQQSHTQTASGQALKGDGGLYSSLPPAKREEVEKLLNGSAGDTWRHLAGELGYQPEHIDSFTHEACPVRALLASWATQDSATLDALLAALRRIQRADLVESLCSESTATSPV